The genomic interval atttattcatgaggggcAGAGCACCACTCTAAGAACACGAGAtgcaggggtcaaactcaggacctcatgcttgcaagtccaacaCTTCAGTCTGTTTCTGATCCACTTGGGACGTCGATAACATCCTCACCCTCATGTGTATTTTCTACATCTGGTATCCAATTTCCTTCCTTATCTTGTTCACTTAGCGTTGTAATATCTGGAACTTCACCAGGCTTATTGCAAAAATCATCACCATTGCAGCAATATGTTTCTCTTATTAAGTCATGGAACACCTGAGTCATTCCCTCTTCACAAGGTTTACAAGATGCTCTTGAATAACGATATAAATATCTTtctaaacaagaaaaagaaaaatgaccacttTGTTTAACTTCACCAATGGCTTCTCTCTAGAACTTCATTAGTTTCTGTAGACTGGAATGAGCTTCCAAGGCTCTGTATCTCATCTATGTCTCTGAGATTGGACAGAAGACATCAAGTCTGTGTATTGTCTCCTCACCCTTTCTTCATGCTCCCAGTTTCTCTACAACTTCACTC from Erinaceus europaeus chromosome 20, mEriEur2.1, whole genome shotgun sequence carries:
- the PATE4 gene encoding prostate and testis expressed protein 4, which codes for MGPNMYRLLLLGIFTVLFMDEVIRYCNLCDYFDGFKCISGKKTCWKFNVLTYNRSCRTDHFYFGDRTTSKYLYRYSRASCKPCEEGMTQVFHDLIRETYCCNGDDFCNKPGEVPDITTLSEQDKEGNWIPDVENTHEGEDVIDVPSGSETD